In one Gracilinanus agilis isolate LMUSP501 chromosome 6, AgileGrace, whole genome shotgun sequence genomic region, the following are encoded:
- the LOC123251272 gene encoding olfactory receptor 8J2-like, with amino-acid sequence MIPGNFSHVTKFILIGVSENPELQVPLFFIFLVIYGVTVTGNVGIITLTSIDSRLQTPMYFFLRHLAIINLGNSTVIAPQMLVNFLVEKKTISYYGCATQLGGFLVFIVAEIFMLAAMAYDRYVAICNPLLYMVVVSRKVCILLVVLTYAYSLTTALTVTSCVFSVSYCSSNIINHFYCDNVPLLALSCSDTYIPETAVFTFSGTNLFFSMIIVIVSYFFIILTILRMRSAEGRRKAFSTCASHMMAVTVFYGTLLFMYLQPRSNHSLDTDKMASVFYTLVIPMLNPMIYSLRNKDVKDALKKVLSNPCQTLKNI; translated from the coding sequence atGATTCCAGGAAATTTTTCCCATGTAACTAAATTCATCCTCATTGGAGTCTCAGAGAATCCAGAGCTTCAAGTtcccctcttcttcatcttcttagTGATCTATGGAGTGACAGTGACTGGAAATGTGGGGATCATCACACTCACTTCTATAGATTCTCGACTTCAAACTCCCATGTACTTTTTCCTCAGACACTTGGCTATCATCAATCTTGGCAATTCCACTGTCATAGCTCCCCAGATGCTGGTCAATTTCTTGGTGGAGAAGAAAACCATTTCTTACTATGGGTGTGCAACCCAACTGGGAGGCTTCTTAGTCTTTATTGTTGCTGAGATTTTCATGTTGGCTGCAATGGCCTATGACCGCTACGTGGCTATTTGTAATCCCCTACTCTACATGGTTGTGGTATCAAGAAAAGTTTGCATACTGCTTGTGGTCCTAACATATGCCTACAGTTTAACAACAGCATTGACTGTCACTTCCTGTGTTTTTTCTGTGTCTTACTGTTCTTCTAATATAATCAATCATTTTTACTGTGATAATGTCCCCCTGTTAGCATTGTCCTGCTCTGacacctatatcccagaaacagCAGTATTTACATTTTCAGggactaatctttttttttccatgatcATTGTAATTGTGTCctacttcttcatcatcttgACCATCCTGAGAATGCGCTCAGCAGAAGGAAGACGGAAAGCCTTCTCCACCTGTGCTTCCCACATGATGGCTGTCACTGTTTTCTATGGGACACTACTTTTCATGTACTTACAGCCCCGGTCAAACCATTCCTTAGATACTGATAAAATGGCCTCTGTTTTTTACACACTAGTGATCCCTATGCTGAATCCTATGATCTATAGCCTGAGGAATAAGGATGTGAAGGATGCTCTGAAGAAAGTCCTTAGCAACCCTtgccaaactttaaaaaacatataa